The DNA window TAAATAATAATTGCCGTTTCTTTTAACGGCTGTCGTTTTTAATGCGGCTGCATCAGAACCTGCATCCGGTTCGGTAAGACTGAAAGCCCCAAGATTTCTACCCGAACAGAGGTCTGGTAAATATTTGTTCTTCTGTTCTTCAGTTCCCCAATTAAAAATTGGATAAGTACCAAGAGATGAGTGGGCACAAAGGGTAAGCGCAGTGGAACCGCATGCTCCGGCAATTTGCTCTACTGCAAGGGCAAATGCCAGGGTATCCATTCCTGCCCCTTCGTACTCTTCCGGGAACGGAATCCCAAGCAAACCCAATTTACCCATTTTACTTAAGATTTCTTTTGGAAAACGTTTTTGTTCGTCCAGCTCTGATGCAATAGGCTCCAATTCTGAAGCTACAAAATCACGAACCAGGTCTTGCAGCATTTTATGTTCTTCGGATAATTCGAAATCCATAGATTCTCCAAATTACAATTAAATATTTAAATTCAATTCTATTTAAAATTATTATTGTTAAGACCAGGAAGAATGAGATTCAACAAAAGCTACATCCGCATTACACCGGTTCTAAATTCACCGGTATTGGGATTATTAGAAGCTATTTCCAAACCTTCTATGAGGCAACCACGTGTATTTCTCGGATCGATAATATCATCTGTAATCAATCTAGCTGCAGAGAAATACGGCGATGTTTCTTTCTTATACTTTTCCAATATTTCTCTTTTAAGCGTTTCTCTTTCTTCATTGCTTATATTCTTTTTAGTAGATAATATTGTATTTGCTGCGATTTCTCCATCCATAACGGCTATTTTTGCTGTAGGCCAGGAAAATATTAAACGGGGATCATAAGCTTTACCACACATGGCATAATTTCCGGCGCCATAGCTGTTTCGCAAAATAACGGAAAATTTTGGAACCACAGAATTTGCTTGTACATTTACGAATTGAGCGCCGTCCTTGATAATTCCTTCACTCTCTACTTGGCGTCCTACCATGAAACCCGTGACATCATGCAAAAATACAAGTGGAATTTTCCTTTCATTACAAAGCATAATAAAATGAGTGGCTTTATTGGCCGAATCACTATAGATCACATTACCCATCTGGATTTGGGGCGGCTGGTGGTTCCCGTTCGCATCCAGTGGCATTTCTTTTTTAACCGGCCTTCCCTGGTTTGCGATAATGCCAACTGCAAAGCCACCTATTCTGGCAAAAGCTGTGACAAGTGTCTTGCCAAAATTTGGCTTAAACTCTTCCAAACGGCTACCATCAACAAGTCTTGCTATAATTTCCAAAGTTTCATAAGTTCCCCTCGCATCATCCGGTAATATGCCAAGAATTTCCTCTGGATCATAAAATGGATTTTCAGGATCAACACGATCAAACACAGCATTCGAAGTATGGCCAAGTAGACTCATCTGATCTCGAATCCATTCGAATGCTTCATTTTCATTCTCGAATTGGTGATCGGCGACACCGCTTACTTCATTATGCATTTTGGCCCCTCCTAATGTTTGGATATCGACTTCCTGGCCCAAAGCAGATTTAACCAAAAACGGACCTGCCAAAAACATGCATGCATTTTGATCCACCATCGCCAAACTTGAGCTCATTCCTGGTAAGTAGGCTCCACCCGCAACGCTGAAACCGAAAACACAGGTAATTTGCGGAATCCCCATTGCTGCAATAATCGCATTATTTCTAAATATTCGACCAAAATGCTCTTTATCCGGAAATACCTCTTCTTGTTTGTCCAGAAAAACCCCGGCGGAATCAACCATATAGATAACCGGCAAGCGATTTTCCATAGCAATTTCCTGGCCACGCAGATTTTTTTTACAGGTAATTCCAACCCAGGCGCCAGATTTAACCAATGGTTCATTCGCAATTATCATGGTTTTGCGACCACTTACAGTCCCAATGCCAATAATTGTACCCCCAGACGGGTATCCTCCCGGGATATCCTCATACATCTCATAGCCGGCAAATAAGCCGAGTTCTAATAAAGACGAGTCTTTATCGAGAATCGCCTGAATCCTTTCCCGGGCTGAGTTTTTGTTCCTGTTGTGAAGTTTTTCTAAAGCTTTTGGTGCCGGTGTAACTATCTCTTTTTGTTTAAGATTAAGTTCATTTAAAAGCTCGAGCATCCTGTTATGGCGCTGTTTATATTGTGAAGAATTCGATTTTAATCCGGAAGAATATCTTTTCATAGAACCCTTCTATGTTTTTTTTGATTGCCTATTCTATATCGATAAAACAAATTTATACAACATCCATTCCTGTTTCTTTATCGCAGGTCTTTAATTTTTAACTGCAGGTTGGTCCTTCCCAAAAATTCGTTTTCTTCGATGCAGTAAACCATGTCCAGGTTCTTTTTGCTTGGTTCTACTCGGTACATTAAATCACCCATGTCAAAACCTATCGAATCAACGACCACTCCATTTTGGCGAACTTTCATCCGCAAATGATTTTTGCCGACAATGTTTGGCGATCCAACAACTTCCAGATTTTGTGACATGAATACCGGCCTCATATTTTGTGGACCAAAAGGAGCAAATAGTTTTAATATTTTTAAAAAACGCGGAGTCATCTCATCAAGATTCAATTCAGTATCTATCCTAATTTTTGGGATTAATAAATTCTCATCCATATTTTTATCGGCATATTCATTTAGTTGCTGACATAGTTGGGGTATTTTATCCGATTCTATCTTTATTCCTGCTGCATACTTATGTCCGCCAAATCCCAGCATCAATTGTTCACAGGATTTCAGCGCTTCATACACATTAAATCCGGGAATACTCCTGACTGATCCTTTACCTACTCCATTTTCCGTAGCAATTAAAACTGTTGGCCGATAGAATTTCTCTACTAAACGAGAGGCAACAATACCAATAACACCGGGATGCCATCCTGCCTTGGATAAGACGATGAATTTTGCATCCACCGTTTTTTCCTCCAGGATTTCACAGGCTTCTTTAAAAATTTTTTCATCAACCAATCGCCTGGATTTGTTTTCAGCTTCCAAAATTGCTGCAATATTATTAGCCAGGTTTTCTGATTCTGTCATCAATAGATCCACAGCCCTGTTTGCTTCACCCATCCGGCCAGCTGCATTAATTCTAGGGGCAATCGAAAACACGATTTGCCCTGTCCCAATATTTTTTTTAAATAACCCGGCTTGCAGTAAAAGCGCTTGAACTCCAATTCTTGGTGTCTCATTAATTCGCTTCAAACCTTCATGAACTAAAATTCGGTTTTCGTCTATCAAAGGGACAATATCTGCAGAACTTCCTATTCCAGCCAAATCCAGATATTTGCAATAGGTATCGTGATCCAAGCCAAGCCTTTGTGCAATTGCCTGAACCAACTTAAACGCAACCCCAATACCGGCAAGTTCTTTAAAAGGATACTCACAACCCGGCTGATTGGGATTAAGCACAGCTAAAGCGTTTGGCAGCACATTACCAGGCTGGTGATGATCACTGATTATAACATCAATACCAAGTTGATTTGCATGCGCCACTTGATCAGATGCAGTGATTCCACAATCTGTTGTAATAATTAAATGTGCACCCCAGCTTTTAATTTCATCAATTGCTTCTTTTGAAAGCCCATATCCTTCTTTCAATCTTTTAGGGATATAATATTTTGTCGGGAGCCCTATTTCTTTAAAGAATAGGGTTAGCAAGGC is part of the candidate division KSB1 bacterium genome and encodes:
- a CDS encoding acyl-CoA carboxylase subunit beta — its product is MKRYSSGLKSNSSQYKQRHNRMLELLNELNLKQKEIVTPAPKALEKLHNRNKNSARERIQAILDKDSSLLELGLFAGYEMYEDIPGGYPSGGTIIGIGTVSGRKTMIIANEPLVKSGAWVGITCKKNLRGQEIAMENRLPVIYMVDSAGVFLDKQEEVFPDKEHFGRIFRNNAIIAAMGIPQITCVFGFSVAGGAYLPGMSSSLAMVDQNACMFLAGPFLVKSALGQEVDIQTLGGAKMHNEVSGVADHQFENENEAFEWIRDQMSLLGHTSNAVFDRVDPENPFYDPEEILGILPDDARGTYETLEIIARLVDGSRLEEFKPNFGKTLVTAFARIGGFAVGIIANQGRPVKKEMPLDANGNHQPPQIQMGNVIYSDSANKATHFIMLCNERKIPLVFLHDVTGFMVGRQVESEGIIKDGAQFVNVQANSVVPKFSVILRNSYGAGNYAMCGKAYDPRLIFSWPTAKIAVMDGEIAANTILSTKKNISNEERETLKREILEKYKKETSPYFSAARLITDDIIDPRNTRGCLIEGLEIASNNPNTGEFRTGVMRM
- the recJ gene encoding single-stranded-DNA-specific exonuclease RecJ — protein: NIPLPIARILLKRKIQNLEQAKLFFRPNIQNLNDPFLMKDMDIAVDRIITAKKNQENVVIYGDYDVDGTTSIALLTLFFKEIGLPTKYYIPKRLKEGYGLSKEAIDEIKSWGAHLIITTDCGITASDQVAHANQLGIDVIISDHHQPGNVLPNALAVLNPNQPGCEYPFKELAGIGVAFKLVQAIAQRLGLDHDTYCKYLDLAGIGSSADIVPLIDENRILVHEGLKRINETPRIGVQALLLQAGLFKKNIGTGQIVFSIAPRINAAGRMGEANRAVDLLMTESENLANNIAAILEAENKSRRLVDEKIFKEACEILEEKTVDAKFIVLSKAGWHPGVIGIVASRLVEKFYRPTVLIATENGVGKGSVRSIPGFNVYEALKSCEQLMLGFGGHKYAAGIKIESDKIPQLCQQLNEYADKNMDENLLIPKIRIDTELNLDEMTPRFLKILKLFAPFGPQNMRPVFMSQNLEVVGSPNIVGKNHLRMKVRQNGVVVDSIGFDMGDLMYRVEPSKKNLDMVYCIEENEFLGRTNLQLKIKDLR